Proteins co-encoded in one Caldisalinibacter kiritimatiensis genomic window:
- a CDS encoding M23 family metallopeptidase, with protein MINFNKILKDKVVITYLSISLLMFIYIVFSCNFTTETDKLMFNATSIKETLQGYKVLINDQQIGIVESKDTVENMTSQIKSELENTKGLNVSVNKSLLNFQKTSITTTKFTPLDKLYENLKKNLKFMANCYSININGENIVFLKTKADAEKVINEIKSLYLPKEIEKENYDLEYIKILEDIEIKEVEADVNSIMTNDNAKKYLLQGTTEEKKYKVQKGDSLWVIAKNNNMTVEDIIKANPNINPTLIHIGDELNLIVPKPYLNVEVKYTYKYKESIPYDTVVKKDSSLERTKWIVKKNGKSGKKEVTAEITIKNGLIENRKIIDKKILSEPVTQIVLKGTKRTYEDELASAFLPEGTGVLTSRFGMRWGRHHDGIDYGVPVGTPVYALMEGTVKFSGWKSGYGYIVILEHANGYETYYAHNSKLLVKKGDKVSKRQTIAYSGNTGRSTGPHVHFEIHKDGKLLNPLDYLKKHYK; from the coding sequence TTGATTAATTTCAATAAGATACTAAAAGATAAAGTGGTTATAACTTATTTAAGTATTTCTTTATTGATGTTTATTTATATCGTATTTAGCTGTAATTTTACAACTGAAACGGACAAGCTTATGTTTAATGCTACATCTATTAAAGAAACTTTACAAGGCTACAAAGTTCTCATAAACGACCAACAAATAGGTATAGTTGAAAGTAAAGATACAGTTGAAAATATGACTTCACAAATAAAAAGTGAACTAGAAAATACGAAGGGTTTAAATGTATCTGTTAATAAAAGTTTATTAAATTTTCAAAAGACTTCTATAACTACAACTAAATTTACTCCATTAGATAAATTATATGAAAACTTAAAGAAAAACCTAAAATTTATGGCTAACTGCTATAGTATAAACATAAACGGTGAAAATATAGTATTTTTAAAGACCAAGGCTGACGCTGAAAAAGTAATTAATGAAATTAAATCCCTATATTTACCTAAAGAAATAGAAAAGGAAAATTATGACCTTGAATACATAAAAATATTAGAGGATATTGAAATAAAAGAAGTAGAAGCAGACGTTAATAGTATAATGACTAATGATAATGCTAAAAAATATCTACTTCAAGGTACAACAGAAGAGAAAAAATATAAAGTACAAAAAGGTGACAGTTTGTGGGTTATAGCTAAAAATAACAATATGACAGTAGAAGATATTATAAAAGCTAACCCTAATATAAATCCTACTTTAATACATATTGGTGACGAATTAAATCTTATAGTTCCAAAACCTTATTTAAATGTTGAAGTTAAATATACATATAAATATAAGGAAAGTATTCCTTATGATACTGTAGTAAAAAAAGATTCTAGTCTAGAAAGAACAAAATGGATAGTTAAAAAGAATGGAAAATCAGGTAAAAAAGAAGTAACTGCTGAAATTACAATAAAAAATGGATTAATAGAAAACAGAAAAATTATAGATAAAAAGATATTATCAGAGCCTGTTACACAAATAGTACTTAAAGGTACAAAGAGAACTTACGAAGATGAATTAGCTTCAGCTTTTTTACCTGAAGGTACAGGAGTTTTAACTTCTAGATTCGGTATGAGATGGGGACGTCATCATGACGGTATTGACTATGGTGTTCCTGTTGGTACCCCTGTATATGCCTTAATGGAAGGAACTGTTAAATTCTCTGGATGGAAGTCAGGATATGGTTATATTGTAATACTAGAACATGCCAATGGATACGAAACATATTATGCTCATAATAGTAAATTATTAGTTAAAAAAGGTGATAAAGTATCTAAAAGACAAACAATAGCCTACTCAGGTAATACTGGTAGAAGTACAGGTCCTCATGTTCATTTTGAAATACATAAGGATGGAAAGTTATTGAATCCATTGGATTATTTGAAGAAGCATTATAAGTAA